From the genome of Variovorax sp. RA8, one region includes:
- a CDS encoding aspartate/glutamate racemase family protein, with protein MGRLLIINPNTSATVSALLQRHVQGEVSPALKVHTVTARFGAPYIASEASYAVAQHAVLDAWAAAVERGERPDAVLIGCFGDPGLFALRETCGVPVGGLAQAAFAAAAGHGRFAVVTGGERWRPMLERLVLALGHAGSLAGIHTVAQSGAELAADPAGAHALLADACLEAVARFRAEAVILGGAGLAGLATAIAPRLPVPLVDSVSAGARWAIEAGRTAPGPFAASIDVAWQGVSWELEALAGRHPHP; from the coding sequence ATGGGCCGCCTGCTGATCATCAACCCCAACACCTCGGCGACGGTGAGCGCGCTGCTGCAGCGCCATGTGCAAGGCGAGGTCAGCCCAGCCCTGAAGGTGCATACCGTCACCGCGCGCTTCGGCGCGCCCTACATCGCCAGCGAGGCCAGCTACGCGGTGGCGCAGCACGCCGTGCTCGACGCCTGGGCAGCGGCGGTGGAGCGTGGCGAGCGGCCCGACGCAGTACTGATCGGCTGCTTTGGCGACCCGGGGCTGTTCGCCCTGCGAGAGACCTGCGGCGTGCCGGTGGGCGGCCTCGCGCAGGCCGCCTTCGCGGCTGCGGCCGGGCACGGGCGCTTTGCGGTGGTGACGGGCGGCGAGCGCTGGCGGCCGATGCTCGAACGCCTGGTCCTGGCGCTCGGCCACGCGGGCTCGCTGGCGGGCATCCACACGGTGGCGCAAAGCGGCGCCGAGCTGGCCGCCGATCCGGCCGGCGCCCATGCGCTGCTGGCCGACGCCTGCCTGGAGGCAGTGGCCCGCTTCAGGGCCGAGGCGGTGATCCTGGGCGGCGCCGGGCTGGCCGGCCTGGCCACGGCCATCGCGCCCCGGCTTCCGGTGCCGCTCGTCGACAGCGTGAGCGCGGGCGCGCGCTGGGCCATCGAGGCGGGGCGCACCGCGCCCGGCCCATTCGCCGCCAGCATCGACGTGGCTTGGCAGGGCGTCTCCTGGGAGCTCGAGGCGCTGGCGGGGCGGCATCCACACCCCTGA
- a CDS encoding ABC transporter permease has product MRSAPLGEQRTPGFWPLAMVFALFVLFLYGPMITIFVLSFQGPEGGLTFPLRGVSLHWFHKLAQGLGTVDIGAAFRRSLMLGTVVMLFTVALSVLAGLAFRKKLRGGNALFFVTVASLIMPSIIVSLGIGLQFRLLDSGIKGALAALEANGALENYGTALGLLSSALGAHLTWTLPFGLLIMFAVFNRFSPAYEEAARDLGATPWQSFRHVVLPLIGPSVVGIGMFGFTLSWDEIARTSQAIGDVNTLPLELQGLTSTVTTPAIYALGTVTTVVSFAVMAIALGTAAWLRRRAARQRPWRR; this is encoded by the coding sequence ATGCGCAGCGCCCCGCTCGGCGAACAGCGCACCCCAGGTTTCTGGCCGCTTGCGATGGTGTTCGCGCTGTTCGTGCTCTTCCTCTACGGGCCGATGATCACGATCTTCGTGCTGAGCTTCCAGGGGCCCGAAGGGGGCCTGACCTTTCCGTTGCGGGGCGTTTCCCTGCACTGGTTCCACAAGCTCGCCCAAGGCCTTGGCACGGTTGACATCGGCGCGGCCTTCCGGCGCTCGCTGATGCTGGGCACGGTGGTCATGCTCTTCACCGTCGCGCTCTCGGTGCTCGCGGGCCTGGCCTTCCGCAAGAAGCTCCGGGGCGGCAACGCGCTGTTCTTCGTCACGGTGGCAAGCCTGATCATGCCCTCCATCATCGTCTCGCTGGGCATCGGCCTTCAGTTCCGCCTGCTCGACAGCGGCATCAAGGGCGCGCTGGCGGCCCTCGAGGCCAACGGCGCGCTCGAGAACTACGGCACCGCGCTCGGCCTGCTCAGCTCCGCGCTGGGCGCGCACCTCACCTGGACGCTGCCCTTCGGCCTGCTGATCATGTTCGCGGTCTTCAACCGCTTCAGCCCGGCCTACGAGGAGGCCGCGCGCGACCTCGGCGCCACGCCCTGGCAGAGCTTCCGGCATGTAGTGCTGCCGCTGATCGGGCCGTCGGTCGTCGGCATCGGCATGTTCGGATTCACGCTCAGCTGGGACGAGATCGCGCGCACCTCGCAGGCCATCGGCGATGTCAATACCCTGCCGCTGGAACTGCAAGGCCTGACCTCCACCGTCACCACACCCGCCATCTACGCGCTTGGGACGGTGACCACCGTCGTCTCCTTCGCGGTGATGGCGATCGCGCTCGGCACCGCGGCCTGGCTGCGCCGGCGCGCCGCGCGGCAGCGACCCTGGCGCCGATGA
- a CDS encoding pirin family protein, protein MNTPHTPNTTHSPHHVEPVSLAHPRSIDQIVAGVSTSDGDGVKLTRVLHQPLQQRLDPYLMLDAFGSDNPGDYIGGFPSHPHRGFETVTYMIAGRMRHRDSAGHEGLLANGGVQWMTAGRGLVHSELPEQEEGLMEGFQLWLNLPAKDKMREPWYRDIQSEEIPELVTPAGVRVRVIAGESHGIAGAVQRPHTEPLYLDLTLPPGTEFAQPLTPDRNALVYVFRESLYIGSSEIPTKRMAILANEAESDGVLLRAPASNHSPARALLIAGKPLHEPIAQYGPFVMNTREQLTQAMHDFQSGKLG, encoded by the coding sequence ATGAACACTCCCCATACGCCGAACACGACCCACTCCCCGCACCATGTCGAACCCGTCTCGCTGGCCCACCCGCGCAGCATCGACCAGATCGTCGCCGGCGTCTCCACCAGCGACGGCGACGGCGTCAAGCTCACCCGCGTGCTGCACCAGCCGCTGCAGCAGCGGCTCGACCCGTACCTCATGCTCGACGCCTTCGGCAGCGACAACCCCGGCGACTACATCGGCGGCTTCCCCAGCCATCCGCACCGCGGCTTCGAGACCGTCACCTACATGATCGCGGGACGCATGCGCCATCGCGACAGCGCCGGCCACGAGGGTCTGCTGGCCAACGGCGGCGTGCAGTGGATGACCGCCGGCCGCGGCCTGGTGCACAGCGAGCTGCCCGAGCAGGAGGAAGGGCTGATGGAAGGCTTCCAGCTCTGGCTCAACCTGCCGGCCAAGGACAAGATGCGCGAACCCTGGTACCGCGACATCCAGAGTGAGGAGATCCCCGAACTCGTGACGCCGGCCGGCGTGCGCGTGCGCGTGATCGCGGGCGAGAGCCACGGCATTGCGGGCGCGGTACAGCGCCCGCACACCGAGCCGCTCTACCTCGACCTCACACTGCCGCCCGGCACCGAGTTCGCCCAGCCGCTGACGCCGGACCGCAACGCGCTGGTCTATGTGTTCCGCGAGTCGCTCTACATCGGGAGCAGCGAGATCCCGACCAAGCGCATGGCCATCCTCGCCAACGAAGCGGAAAGCGACGGCGTGCTGCTGCGTGCCCCGGCGTCCAACCACAGCCCGGCGCGGGCGCTGCTGATCGCGGGCAAGCCACTGCACGAGCCGATCGCGCAGTACGGCCCCTTCGTCATGAACACGCGCGAGCAGTTGACGCAGGCGATGCACGATTTCCAGAGCGGAAAGCTCGGCTGA